CCCGCCCAGAAGAACGGGCCGGTGGCCGGCGGCACGCTGCACTTCGAGGGCCAGACGCCGGTGACCTGGGATCCAACCAGCCCGGCCGGCTCGCTGCTCTCGTCCTTCATGTTCGCCAACAACCAGTTGGTGCAGTTCGCGATCAACGACTTCGTGAAGAACCCGAACTTCATGGAGGTCGAGCCGGTGCTGGCCGAGGCGATGCCCGAGCAGCCCGACCCGCAGACCTTCGTCTTTCACCTGCGCAAGGGCGTCAAGTTCCAGAACGTGGCGCCGGTGAACGGCCGCGAGTTCAAGGCCGACGACGTGATCTACTGCACGCAGGCCTACCAGAAAGCGCCGGCGCAGACGCCGACCTTTCAGGACCTCGACAGCGTGCAGGCGGTGGACGATTACACCGTCTCCTTCAAGATGAAGCAGCCCGCCGCCTACTTCGTCGGCGCCTACGCCATCCCCTTCCACTGGGTCTTCTCCAAAGAGCAGCACCAGGGCCCCGACGGCCTGGCGAAGCTGCCGATCGGCACCGGCGCCTTCTTGTTCGAGTCCGCGCAGAACCTCGGCGGCTACAAGTTCAAGAAGAATCCGGACTACTTCCGCAAGGATCCACGCACCAACAAGCCGTTGCCGTATCTGGACGCGATCGAGGCCTCGTACTTCGCCGACCCGGCGCAGCAGATTGCCGCCTTCCGCTCGGGCCAGTTCGAGCATGTCTGGCCGCAGACCTTCACCGACTGGGTCAACGTAATCAAGTCCAACCCCGACTCGGTCACCCAGGTGACGACGCCGCCGCCCAGCTTCCAGCCGTTCATCGCCATGCGCCTCGACAAGCCGCCGCTCAGCGACGTGCGCGTACGCCGCGCCCTTTCGCTCTTGATCGACCGCGACCAGATCATCTCAAGCCTCACCAACGGCATGGCCGGCTACGGCTACGGCCAGGACTGGACTTACTTCGGCCAGGAGTGGCCCTGGGAGGCGAAGCAACTCGGCCAGTGGAACAGCAAGGCCGACCCGCAGCAGGCAAAGCAACTGCTCGACGCCGCCGGCGCCAAGGATCTGCAGTTCGACTTCTTGATGACCCAGTTCGCCGGCCTCAACTACAACGTGTGGAACGCGATCGCCGGCATGTGGACGGCGGCCGGGATCAAGACCAACATCAACGCCCCGCGCGATCCGTCGCAATGGCAGAAGGAGTACTACGGCGGCACGTACAACCACCTGGCCGGCACCGGCCTGATCGGCCCCGGCTGGGATCCGGACGCCTTCGCCTACCACGCGCTCTACTCGAAGTCGCCGCGCAACTACTTCCACGTCAACGACCCGCAGGTCGACGACTGGGCGGTGAAGCAGCGGCAGACGATGGACAAAGAGGCGCGCAAGAAGATCCTGATGGACCTGATGAACTACGACCTGGACCAGGTCACGCGGCTGTGGACGATCACGCCCTACAAGATCAATCTGCGCAAGCCGAACCTGTTCAACCTCGTGGACACGGAGGCTGCCTGGAACCCGCTCGGCTGGGGCTCCTGCGGCATCGATTTGGCCTGGCGCTCGAGCTAGCCGGGCCGTCGTTCTCCTTGCCGGCTTGATAAGGATGGGCGATGCGCACCTACGCGCTGCGGCGGCTGGGCGCGGCCGCGATCGTGATCGTGCTGGTCAGCGTGGCCGTGTTCGTGATGATGCACCTGCTGCCCGGCGACGCGCTGATCGCCAAGCTGGGCGACACGGGCCGTATTCCCCAGGACAAGATGGCCGAGCTGCGCCACGAGATGGGCATCGACCAGCCGCTGCCGGTGCAGTACGCGCACTGGGTGGGGCACATCTTCGACGGCAGCATGGGCACCTCGCTGATCTTCGACGGGCAGAAGGTGAGCAGCCGCATCGGCGACGCGTTGCCGATCACGCTGGAGCTGGGCGTGCTCGGCATGGCGGCGGCGCTCGTGCTCGGCGTGCCGCTCGGCATCCTCAGCGCGGTCTACCAGGACAAGCCGCTCGACTATCTGGTGCGGGTGGTCTCCTTCGTCGGGCTGTCCCTGCCGAGCTTCTGGATCGGGCTGATGATCATCGTCTACGGCACGCTCTACCTCGGCTACCAGCCGCCGCGCGGCTACGTCGGCCTGCTGCACGATCCGGCGGCGAACCTGAAACTGATGTGGATCCCGGCCCTCGTGCTGGGCTACGGCCTTTCCGCCAGCATCATGCGCATGACGCGCTCGACGGTGCTGGAGGCGCAGCGCGAGGATTACACCCGCACGGCGCGGGCGAAGGGGCTGGCGGGGCACGTCGTGGTCAGCCGCCACGTGCTGCGCAACGCCCTGATTCCCGTCGTCACGCTGGTCGGCAACCAGGCGGCCTTCATCTTCAGCGGGGCGCTGATTCTCGAGGTGCTGTTCGTGCTGCCGGGCATGGGCCAGCTCACCTACACCGCGATCCTGCAGCGCGATTACACGCAGGTGGAGGGCTGCGCCCTCGTCGCCGGCGCGATCGTCGTGCTGATCAACCTGCTGATCGATCTCTCGTACGGCGTGATCGACCCGCGCATCCGCTACGCCTGACGGCAGAAGGAACGCCAGCGATGGCCGTCATCGCCGAAGAACTCGCACGTGGACAGCGCGCCGCGCCGCCGCGGCCGCTCGGCGCGCTGCTGGGGTTCGTGCGGTGCGAGCCGGTGGCCGCGGGTGCGGCGCTCGTGTTGCTGCTGATCTGCCTCGTGGCGCTGCTGGCGCCGCTCATTGCGCCCTACGGGCCGAACACGGTCTTCCTGCGCGACCGGCTGGTGCACCCCGGCGGCCGCCACCTGCTCGGCGCCGACGAGCTCGGCCGCGACGTGCTGACGCGCGTGATCTACGGCGCCCGCGTCTCGCTGACGGCGGGGCTGGGCGCCACGGCGCTGGGCGTGGGCTTCGGCGTGCTGTTCGGCGTGATCAGCGGCTATGCCGGCGGCCTCGTGGACCAGATCGTCCAGCGCTGCATGGACGCGATCATGGCGCTGCCGCCGATCATCCTCTTGATGGTGCTGGCGACGACGCTGAGCCCGAACCTGCGCAACGTGATCATCGCCATCGCCGTGTTCGTGACGCCCGGCTCGGCGCGGATCGTACGCGGCGCCGTGCTCAGCGTAAAGGCGATGACCTACGTGGAGGCGGCGCAGGCGCTGGGCGTGAGTCCCGTGCGCGTGGTCTGGCGGCACGTGCTGCCCAACGTCGTGGCGCCGGTAATCGTGATCGCCTCGATCACGGTCGGCTCGGTGATCATTATCGAGGCGGCGCTGGGCTTCCTGGGGCTGAGCGTGCACGAGCCGACGGCGACCTGGGGCAACATGCTGAACACGGGGGCGCAGGCGTACATGGAGCAGGCGCCCTGGCTGGCGCTGGCGCCCGGCATCGCCATCGCCGTTACGGTCTTCGCCATCAACCTCTTCGGCGACGGCCTGCGCGACGCCCTGGATCCGCGGCTGCGCGGGCGCTAGCTGTATCGACCGGGGACAGTGATTGAGGTCCGCAAGTTCCGTTCGGCGACCAGGCTGCAAAGGGTGGGCCAAACCGCGAGGTCTTCGCAAAACTCCGACACTCTGTTGTCGCAACCGCTCGCGAGGCTGGTTGGTATGACGAGTACAACGCCTCTACATGACCCGACCTCCTCGTTGGTCGAGGGATGGACCGCACTGTGGAAGGGTGACCTGAGCCAGGCGGCCACCATCTGCGCCGAGCAGGTCATCGTCCACTTACAGATGGTTTAAAAACCGGCATTCTGGTGGTCATGCACGCGCAGCACACGACGATCGAGCCGGTTTTGAAACCATGTCTTAGGCGGTCCTGCCATCGCCGAGGCCGGCGACCACTTGATGGATGCCAGCGGCCTTGCCGACCTCATCGGCGCCTTCCGATCGACGCGACCTGGGCTCACCTATCGGGTAGTCGAAGCCCAGACCGCGGCGCAGTGGGGCTACTGCGTCTGGGACGCCGGCAGGGGCGACCTCAACGACAGACGGATCGACACGTTCCGGTTCATCCGTGGACGCATCAGCCACGTCTACAATCACGTCTACAATGAGACCTACACAAGTGTTCTGAACCCGGTCGACACCGACGGCGTGCCGCGGTCGTCTGGCCGGGCGCCCTCACAAGGAGAATCGAGCATGTCCGACCTGTCTAGCCCCGACATCGTTGACCGCGTCGCCTGGCAGCGGAAGATCGACGAGCTCCGCCTCCGCGAGAAGGCCCACACCCACGAAGCCGACGCGATCGCCGCCGCCCGACGCCGGCTGCCGATGGTCGAGGTCGACGCCTCGACCCCGGTTGTCGGCGCACACGGAGAGGTGCCGCTGATCGACGTCTTCGAGGGCAGGAGTCAGCTCTTCGCGTCGTACATGATGTGGTACGACGGCGCGAGCGCCGCCCACCAGTGCGAGGGCTGCACCATGAACATCGGCCACGTGCTGGAGCTGGGCTACCTGCACTCGCGAGACGTGACCTTCGCGGTGCTGTGCCAGGGGCCGTTCGACGAGAGTAACCGGTACCGGGAGTTCATGGGGTGGGAGATGCCCTGGTACTCGGTGCCTTCAACATCGGTCGATGCGCTCATCGCCGGCCGGCATTTCGGGATGCGGGTCTGCTACCTGCACGACGATGACCGGGTCTTCGAGACATACTGGACCACCGGCCGCGGCTGCGAGCTGATGGGCAGTTCCTACGCGATGCTCGATATGACCGTCTACGGCCGCCAGGAGGCGTGGGAGGACTCCCCCGAAGGCTGGCCGCAACGGTTCTTCAACACCACGTCCGCTCAGATGCGTACCGACGACGACGGCCGCGCCGTCAATCGGCCCGACGGGCGGCCCATCTCGCAGTGGTCGCGGCTGGCCGCGGGCCGCTCCGACGACCTCGGCACCGCCGGTGTCACCCCGGCGGACCACCGCCACTGAGCGCCTCCGAGCCGCACTTTGACGAGCGCGCCGACGATGGCTGCTTTCGTCAAAGTTCGCCGCGGACTGCCAGTCAGTCTTCGCTGCACCTCGACATCAGCCCTGACTGAGCGGTTCGGGGTGAGCAGCCGCACCATCGAGCGTGATCTCCGCTCGCTGCAAGACGCAGGCGTGCCTCTCTATGCGACGGCGGGTCGACGAGGCGGCTACGCCATCCTTCCCGGCTTTGCGCGTCCACCGGTCCGACTCAGCGCTCAGGAGGCAGCCGCCTGCCTTGCGGCTCTGGCGCTCATGGATCGATCGCCCTACGCGACGCATGCGCGAACCGCGGCCGACAAGCCGGTGGCCGGCCTGCCGGCGGCTGTCTATAGTGCAATGCCGGTCGACGCGGTCATGTCTCTCCAGTCGCCACAGGCTGCCACAACCGGCGCGTGGATCGATGCGCTTCACGAGCACCACCTCCTAGCACTTACCTACCTCTCAGAGACCCACGCCGTGGCGCACTCGAAGGCTGACGGCACCACTCCAACCACCATCGATCCTACACCGCCTGCGCCAACCACCCGCCCTCCATGCGATTGACCAATGCCCCCGATCAGTACAGCTAGCTCAGGCAGCCCTGGCGCCGCGGACTGCGACGCGCGGCGCTGCCAGGCATTCACTGCTGCCCTAAGTCGGCCGCTCCTGTATGATCGGGGCCATCGCCGGTGGCAGTGCAGCGCGGCCAAACCGCCGCAGCGCCGCGGCTCCGCCGTGCGCTCAGCAACGCCCGAACGCTCACCCAAACACGTAAAGGAAGAGAGGGTCTGGCCGGTTATGAAGGAGTACGACACCCGTTCCATTCGCAACGTCGCCATCGTCGGCCACGGTGGAACGGGAAAGACCTCGCTCGCCGAGGCCATGCTGTTCGAGGCGGGGGCGATCAACCGGCTCGGGCGGGTCGAAGACGGCAACACCGCCTCCGACTTCGACCCCGACGAGCTGAAGCGCAAGATGAGCGTCAACACGTCGATCCTGCCCTGCGAGTGGAAGGAGATGAAGGTCAACATCCTCGACACGCCGGGTTACGCGGACTTCGTGGGCGAGGCGAAGGCCGGCGTCCGCGCCGCCGACGCCGTGCTGATCGCCGTCGACGCCTCTTCCGGCGTGCAGGTCGGCACCGAATCGGCCTGGGGCTACGCCGAGGAGTCGGGCAGTCCGCGCGCCTTCGTCGTCAACCGCATCGACCGCGAGAACGCGGACTTCTTCGCCGCGCTGACGCAGATGCAGGCGGCGTTCGGCAACAAGGTGGTGGCGCTGCAACTGCCGATCGGCGCCCACGAGAGCTTCGCCGGCGTGATCGACCTGGTCTCGATGAAGGCCTACATGGGCGAGAAAGCGACGGAGAGCGCCATCCCCGGCGACCTCGAAGCGACAGCGGCCGAGCACCGCGAGAAGCTGGTGGAGGCCGTGGCCGAGGCCGACGACGAGCTGATCTCCAGGTACCTCGAAGGCGAGGAGCTTTCTGAGGACGAGGTGCGCCGCGCCCTGCGCACGGCAATCATCCAGGGCGTGGCGGCGCCGGTGATGGTCGGCTCGGCCGCGCGCAACGTCGGCATCGCCGCGGTGCTGGACGAGATCGTCGCCAACTTCCCCTCGCCCTTCGACGTGCCCTCGCCCAGGGCGCACAAGCCCGACGCCGGCGAAGAGGAGCTGAAGGACGACCCGGCCGGCCCGCTCGCCGCGCTGGTCTTCAAGACTACGGCCGACCCGTTCGTCGGCAAGCTGACCTACTTCCGCGTCTACTCCGGCACGCTTCACAGCAACAGCGAGGTCTGGAACGCCAACCGCAACCACGCCGAGCGCGTGGGCCAGCTCTTCCACGTGCGCGGCAAGACGCAGGAGCCGGTGGCGCAGATCGTCGCCGGCGACATCGCCGCGGTGGCGAAACTGGCTGAAACGGCCACCAACGACACCCTCTGCAGCAAGGACCATCCGCTAAACGTTTCGCCGATCGCGCTGCCGGCGCCCGTGCACCGCATGGCCGTCTTCCCTAAGACGAAATCCGACGCGGACAAGGTGGGCCACGCGCTGCAGCGGCTGGCGGAGGAGGACCCCACGCTGCGCATCGAGCGCGACGCCGAGACGCACGAGATGATCGTCGCCGGCCTGGGCGAGTCGCACATCGAGGTCGCGGCGGAGAAGATGCAGCGCAAGTTCAACGTCGGCGTTGAAGTGAAGCTGCCGCGCGTGCCCTACCGCGAGACGGTGACGCAGCCGACGACGGCGCACTACCGGCACAAGAAGCAGACCGGCGGCGCCGGTCAGTTCGGCGAGGTGGACATCGAGATCGAGCCGCTGCCGCGCGGCTCCGGCTTCGAGTTCACGGAGCGCATCGTGGGCGGCACGGTGCCGCGCGAGTTCTGGAGCCCGACCGAGAAGGGCGTGCGCGAGGCGCTGAGCGGCGGCGTGATCGCCGGCTATCCGGTGGTGGACGTGCGCGTGACGCTGGTGGACGGCAAGACGCACCCGGTGGACTCGAAGGCGGTGGCGTTCGAGATCGCCGGCTCGCAGGCCGTGAAGGAGGGCGTGCCGAAGGCGCACCCGATCCTGATCGAGCCGATCATGGATCTGAAGATCACCGTGCCCGACACCTACACCGGCGACGTGATCAGCGACCTGAACACGAAGCGGGCGCGCACGCAGGGCATGTCGCCGGCGGGCAAGGGGCTGACGCTGATCGAGGCGCAGGCGCCGCAGGCCGAACTGCAACGCTACGCCACGGATCTGCGCTCGATCACGCAGGGCCGCGGCACCTTCACCGCAAGCTTCAGCCACTACGAAGAGGTGCCGCACAACGTCGCGCAGAAGGTGATCGACGAGCACAAGCGCGAGGTAGAGAGCAAGACGGCGTAGCGAGGCGGGGTGGCCCTCATCCTCACCTCGTTTCTGTGGCCCCTCTCCTTCTCCCAATACTGGAGAGAAGGAGAGGGGCGATCGGGCGTAGAGCGATCCGGGTAGACGTCGGGTTGCGCGGTGCGCCGCTACAACATCCGGCTAACCCGACGTCCTCGCGGTTCGCTTTACGCCCGATCGCCCCTTCCTCCCAATCCTGGGAGAAAGGGGACGGGGGATTGAGGGCCGAGCGCGTGATATTCGTGCTCCAGCACGCTCATGCGCAGATCGCTGTACCAGTGCCCGTCGATCAGCACGGTTTCGCGCTCAAAGCCTTCCTCCACGAAGCCGCACTTCCGGTAGCAGGCGATCGCGCGGGCGTTGTATTCCAGCACGCGCAGATCGATGCGGTGCAGCTGCAACGCCTCGAAAGCGTGGCCCAGCACCAGCCGCGTCGCCTCCGTGCCCAACCCCTGGCTCCAGAGCGCCGGGTCGAAGATGCCGATCGCAAAGCGGGCGTTGCGATCGTGCTCGTCCAGGGAGTGCAGGAAGGTGTTGCCCACACAGCGGCCCTGCGCTTCTATCACCCAGGCAAGCGGGTCGCGGGCGAAGCGCCGGTACCACAGATCGACCTCGGCCTCGGTCATGGCGACGGGCGTGGCAGCGGCGCCGCCGAACATGCGCACCGACTCCG
This genomic window from Dehalococcoidia bacterium contains:
- a CDS encoding GNAT family protein, coding for MSARAPVLRGGRVTLRPARPRDKADRLACGRDPESVRMFGGAAATPVAMTEAEVDLWYRRFARDPLAWVIEAQGRCVGNTFLHSLDEHDRNARFAIGIFDPALWSQGLGTEATRLVLGHAFEALQLHRIDLRVLEYNARAIACYRKCGFVEEGFERETVLIDGHWYSDLRMSVLEHEYHALGPQSPVPFLPGLGGRGDRA
- the fusA gene encoding elongation factor G; translation: MKEYDTRSIRNVAIVGHGGTGKTSLAEAMLFEAGAINRLGRVEDGNTASDFDPDELKRKMSVNTSILPCEWKEMKVNILDTPGYADFVGEAKAGVRAADAVLIAVDASSGVQVGTESAWGYAEESGSPRAFVVNRIDRENADFFAALTQMQAAFGNKVVALQLPIGAHESFAGVIDLVSMKAYMGEKATESAIPGDLEATAAEHREKLVEAVAEADDELISRYLEGEELSEDEVRRALRTAIIQGVAAPVMVGSAARNVGIAAVLDEIVANFPSPFDVPSPRAHKPDAGEEELKDDPAGPLAALVFKTTADPFVGKLTYFRVYSGTLHSNSEVWNANRNHAERVGQLFHVRGKTQEPVAQIVAGDIAAVAKLAETATNDTLCSKDHPLNVSPIALPAPVHRMAVFPKTKSDADKVGHALQRLAEEDPTLRIERDAETHEMIVAGLGESHIEVAAEKMQRKFNVGVEVKLPRVPYRETVTQPTTAHYRHKKQTGGAGQFGEVDIEIEPLPRGSGFEFTERIVGGTVPREFWSPTEKGVREALSGGVIAGYPVVDVRVTLVDGKTHPVDSKAVAFEIAGSQAVKEGVPKAHPILIEPIMDLKITVPDTYTGDVISDLNTKRARTQGMSPAGKGLTLIEAQAPQAELQRYATDLRSITQGRGTFTASFSHYEEVPHNVAQKVIDEHKREVESKTA
- a CDS encoding ABC transporter substrate-binding protein; translated protein: MGQEGHSGYWSRVTASRRAALAGMGALGAGALLAACGGNSKNNNTAKTTNGAAPASAGSGSAAATSAPSGANQAPPKDPSKLTLEQMRTTYAGSLLKDLPAQKNGPVAGGTLHFEGQTPVTWDPTSPAGSLLSSFMFANNQLVQFAINDFVKNPNFMEVEPVLAEAMPEQPDPQTFVFHLRKGVKFQNVAPVNGREFKADDVIYCTQAYQKAPAQTPTFQDLDSVQAVDDYTVSFKMKQPAAYFVGAYAIPFHWVFSKEQHQGPDGLAKLPIGTGAFLFESAQNLGGYKFKKNPDYFRKDPRTNKPLPYLDAIEASYFADPAQQIAAFRSGQFEHVWPQTFTDWVNVIKSNPDSVTQVTTPPPSFQPFIAMRLDKPPLSDVRVRRALSLLIDRDQIISSLTNGMAGYGYGQDWTYFGQEWPWEAKQLGQWNSKADPQQAKQLLDAAGAKDLQFDFLMTQFAGLNYNVWNAIAGMWTAAGIKTNINAPRDPSQWQKEYYGGTYNHLAGTGLIGPGWDPDAFAYHALYSKSPRNYFHVNDPQVDDWAVKQRQTMDKEARKKILMDLMNYDLDQVTRLWTITPYKINLRKPNLFNLVDTEAAWNPLGWGSCGIDLAWRSS
- a CDS encoding ABC transporter permease — protein: MRTYALRRLGAAAIVIVLVSVAVFVMMHLLPGDALIAKLGDTGRIPQDKMAELRHEMGIDQPLPVQYAHWVGHIFDGSMGTSLIFDGQKVSSRIGDALPITLELGVLGMAAALVLGVPLGILSAVYQDKPLDYLVRVVSFVGLSLPSFWIGLMIIVYGTLYLGYQPPRGYVGLLHDPAANLKLMWIPALVLGYGLSASIMRMTRSTVLEAQREDYTRTARAKGLAGHVVVSRHVLRNALIPVVTLVGNQAAFIFSGALILEVLFVLPGMGQLTYTAILQRDYTQVEGCALVAGAIVVLINLLIDLSYGVIDPRIRYA
- a CDS encoding ABC transporter permease is translated as MAVIAEELARGQRAAPPRPLGALLGFVRCEPVAAGAALVLLLICLVALLAPLIAPYGPNTVFLRDRLVHPGGRHLLGADELGRDVLTRVIYGARVSLTAGLGATALGVGFGVLFGVISGYAGGLVDQIVQRCMDAIMALPPIILLMVLATTLSPNLRNVIIAIAVFVTPGSARIVRGAVLSVKAMTYVEAAQALGVSPVRVVWRHVLPNVVAPVIVIASITVGSVIIIEAALGFLGLSVHEPTATWGNMLNTGAQAYMEQAPWLALAPGIAIAVTVFAINLFGDGLRDALDPRLRGR
- a CDS encoding DUF899 family protein — encoded protein: MSDLSSPDIVDRVAWQRKIDELRLREKAHTHEADAIAAARRRLPMVEVDASTPVVGAHGEVPLIDVFEGRSQLFASYMMWYDGASAAHQCEGCTMNIGHVLELGYLHSRDVTFAVLCQGPFDESNRYREFMGWEMPWYSVPSTSVDALIAGRHFGMRVCYLHDDDRVFETYWTTGRGCELMGSSYAMLDMTVYGRQEAWEDSPEGWPQRFFNTTSAQMRTDDDGRAVNRPDGRPISQWSRLAAGRSDDLGTAGVTPADHRH